The genomic DNA ACCGGGAGCTGTGGGCGAGGGCCGTCGACGGCGATCGCGAGGCCTTCGGCCGGATCTTCGACCGGCACGGGAAGTCCGTCTACAACCACCTCTTCCGGCGGACGGCCGACTGGTCCGAGGCCGAGGACCTCACGTCCACGGTGTTCCCGCACGCCTGGCGACGGCGGTCGGAAACGGTGCTCGACCGCGACTCGGCGCTGCCGTGGCTGCTCGGCATCGCCAACGATCAGCTGTCGAACGCCAGGCGGCGGCTGCGCCGGGCCGAGGCCCTGCTGCACCGCCAGGGGTAGCACTGCCGTCCCGGCCCCGCGGGGAGACCAGGCGGAAGAACTCCAGTGTCCAGGCGTGCTGTTCCTCGGTGTCCGGAACCTTCGCGCGCCGGGCGCGTCGCACGGCTGCCCAGGCGGTCTCCGGTGCCGTGCCCTCCAGCATCATCAGGCAGACCGCGATCAGGGAGGACCGGCCGATGCCGCAGCGGCAGTGCGCGACGACATGGGCGCCCGTGCGCAACACCTCGGTCAGCTCCCGCAGCAGCGGCACCACCGCGGGCACGGACGGGACCGTGAAGTCGGGGATGGGCAGGGCGACGAACCGCAGTCCGGCGGCCTCGGCGAGGCCGGGCTCGTCGGCGAGTCCCAGCTCGGCGCGCTCCGCGTCGGGGAGGGCGCAGACGACCACGTCGACGCCGGCGTCGCGCAGGGCCGCCAGTCGCCGGCCAGGTGCCCGCCGCCCCGAGGCCGCGCCATGGTGCTCAGGCGGCCCGGCCGGTGCGGACGGCCGACGGTGTGGAGGACCGGGCCGGACGGCTCGGGCGTCACGCGGACGCTCCCGGCGCGAGCCAGCGGTAGCGACCGTCGCACTCGTCGGTGAGCCAGCCGTTCAGACTGCTCAGGCCGCGCTCGTTGACCTGCCCGTCGTGGATGCCGAAGGCCCGTTCCGGGGCGGCGGCGCGGACGAAGTCGATGGCCTCGTCCGTCTTCATCCACGACCCCTGCAGGGGGACCAGCAGGGTTTCCACCGGCCGGCCGGGCAGCTGCAGGGAGTCCCCGGGGTGGTAGAGGCGGTCGTCCACGAGGTAGCCCAGGTTCGCGCAGTCCGGGCGATCGCCGTAGATGCGCGCGTGCCGCCCGCCAAGGGGCGACACCCGGAACCCGGCCGCGGTGAATTCCTCGCCGGCGACGACACCGTTGAAGTCCAGTCCCGGGAGCCGGGCCGACTCGGGGGCGTAGACGGGCACCCCCAGTCCCTTCAGCCGCAACAGGTCGACATGGTCGTTGTGTTCATGCGTGACCAGGACCGCGTCCGCGCCGGCGAGCGCCTCGGGCTCGCTCCACACACCGGGATCGACGACCAGCGTGCCGCCCTCGTGCTCCAGGCGGACGCAGGAATGGACGTATTTGATCATTCGCACCCAGGTGAGCATAGCCCGGGGAACAGGCGGGGCGGCTTCGGCCAGTGGCCGGAAATGTCCTCCGCGGCGGCCCGGAGGAGCACTGGCCGAGCAGTGCGTTTCCGTGGGTGCCCGGCGTTCCGCGGGAGCGACATCGCGTCAACTTGACTGCGGAACCCCAGAGTTCACCTTGTGGCAAGTGTGGCTTGCGATTAGCTTCATCTCATGGACACATCAAACGAGAAAACCGAGGAACTGGCCGACCTGGCCGAGCTGGAATTCTCTCCGATCACCCCGGAGGAAGCCGCTGACCTGGATGACCGGGTGTACCTGCTCGGTGTCCGTCCGGAGTTCGTGAACCGTTAGGGTCCGGGGATTCGGTACGTGGTCACGCATCATCCGCCGGACGGCCTCCCCGCTGCCTCAGTGCGGTGGCTGCCGGTCGATGCCGCCGACGACGCCCTCCGCGAGGCGATCGCGGAACTCGATCCCGACCGTCGCCTCGGCAGTGCGGAGCACCCCGTCTTCCTGACCGTCTGGCTGCCCTGCCCGAAGGGCGGCTGCCTGTCGTTCGTCGGGATGAGCCCTGCCGGCCGGCGATGGCTGGCAGGGCTCGCCGGAGACGACTTCGCCGCACGGCGCAGGGCCGACCTCGAAGCGGCGCTGGCCGCCGCGCGCCCCGGCACCACGCTGCCGGACGACCCGGTCGAGCAAGTCATCGCCCTGGTACGGGCATTGACGGGCGACCAGTCAGGCCCGTCCCGGTTCGCGCTCGCCCGGCAGCCGCTGTGGTGCGGCCCCGACGGAGGCAGCGGACTCGCCCACTCCTGCGATCCCGCCACCGGCCGGCCCGGCCTGACCGGTTCCTACCTCGCCGGTGCACCTGCCGCCCGGCTGCTGACCGAGGGCGGGACGGACCTCGCCGAACTCGTCGGCACCCGGCCCTGGGGCCCGCACCTGAGGGCGGCGGTCGAGGCCGCCGAGGCCGAACTCGACTGGCCGGTGCGAGTGGAGTTCGTCGTCGAGGGCGACAGCCTCACCGTCGTCAGGACCACCCGTGCCGTGCTGCACGGCGCCTCCCTCCTGCGTGTCGTCGCCGACCGCCGGGAAAGCGGCCGGCTGACCCCCGCCCAGGCGGTGCGGCTGGTCGAGCCCCTGGACGTCGAACGGGCGGGTGCCGCCGGCGTCCGGACCCTCGGACTGCCCGTGGTCGCGCGCGGCCGGGGAGTGTCCCCCGGCCTCGCCTGCGGCCACGTCGTCTTCAGCGCGGCCGAGGCCGTCGCCGCGCAGGCCGAGGGAGAACGGCCGGTCCTGGTCCTCACCGAGTCCAGACCGCAGGACCTTCCCGGCCTGCTGGCCGCCACGGCCGTCGTCACCGAGCGGGGCGGACAGACGTCCCACGCCGCGGTCGTGGCGCGCGGGCTCGGACTGCCGGCCGTCGCCGCCCTCGCCGACGGCGTCCTCGACGCCGACGCCCGGGTGCTGCGCACCGCCCGTGGGGACACCGTCCGGGCGGGTGACCTGATCACCGTGGACGGACACACCGGACTGGTCCACCTCGGGGGCCGCCAGGGGCTCGCCACCGAGCGGCGCACCCCTGCGGTGCTCCCCGGCTGGCTGGACGACGCGCTGTCCGCGCTGTCCGCACCGCCGTCCCTCGCCGTGCGGGTGAACGCCGACACCGGAGCCGACGCCGCCGCCGGGCGGGCGCTGGGCGCGAGCGGGGTCGGACTGTGCCGGCTGGAGCACATGTTCCTCGGCGAACACCACCAGGTGCTCCAGCGGGTGCTGACCGCGCGGCCCGGCCCCGACCTGACGGAGGGCCTCGCCACGGTCCACGCCTTCCTGCGGGCGGAGATCACGGAGGTCCTGGTGGCGATGGACGGGCTGCCCGTCACCGTCCGCCTGCTCGACCCGCCCCGCCACGAGTTCCTCCCCGACCTCACCGAGGCCGCCCTCACCGCGGCCGCCACCGGTGCGCCCGCCGA from Streptomyces sp. CB09001 includes the following:
- a CDS encoding MBL fold metallo-hydrolase, with amino-acid sequence MLTWVRMIKYVHSCVRLEHEGGTLVVDPGVWSEPEALAGADAVLVTHEHNDHVDLLRLKGLGVPVYAPESARLPGLDFNGVVAGEEFTAAGFRVSPLGGRHARIYGDRPDCANLGYLVDDRLYHPGDSLQLPGRPVETLLVPLQGSWMKTDEAIDFVRAAAPERAFGIHDGQVNERGLSSLNGWLTDECDGRYRWLAPGASA
- a CDS encoding putative PEP-binding protein codes for the protein MVTHHPPDGLPAASVRWLPVDAADDALREAIAELDPDRRLGSAEHPVFLTVWLPCPKGGCLSFVGMSPAGRRWLAGLAGDDFAARRRADLEAALAAARPGTTLPDDPVEQVIALVRALTGDQSGPSRFALARQPLWCGPDGGSGLAHSCDPATGRPGLTGSYLAGAPAARLLTEGGTDLAELVGTRPWGPHLRAAVEAAEAELDWPVRVEFVVEGDSLTVVRTTRAVLHGASLLRVVADRRESGRLTPAQAVRLVEPLDVERAGAAGVRTLGLPVVARGRGVSPGLACGHVVFSAAEAVAAQAEGERPVLVLTESRPQDLPGLLAATAVVTERGGQTSHAAVVARGLGLPAVAALADGVLDADARVLRTARGDTVRAGDLITVDGHTGLVHLGGRQGLATERRTPAVLPGWLDDALSALSAPPSLAVRVNADTGADAAAGRALGASGVGLCRLEHMFLGEHHQVLQRVLTARPGPDLTEGLATVHAFLRAEITEVLVAMDGLPVTVRLLDPPRHEFLPDLTEAALTAAATGAPADRDRLDLTRRLHEHNPMLGVRGVRTGILLPALTAVQIKALAEATHALRRSGHDPRPELLVPMVSTPGELDFVRGVLGDVCARLGTTPAGTGISLGAMIETPRAALLARSLARRADFLSLGTNDLTALVWGLSRDDAEHHLLPAYQDLGLLDTSPFARLDVEAVGLLARRVADDARAVRPGITLGVCGEQAADESAVRFFAEAGYDHVSCAPPRIPLARLAAARAALPPEAADNRPTEAGR